The following coding sequences lie in one Porphyromonas asaccharolytica DSM 20707 genomic window:
- a CDS encoding DUF3109 family protein: MIQIDDKVVSFEILEECFACDYAVCRGACCVHGDAGPPATERECRSYQRHLSLLEPHLAPEASELIHHQGVSYIDMTGERVLSIVNGENCAFTLHPTPPEGVRCAIEWYASTHPEVQLEKPISCRLYPIRVRQFKYFSSLHYDRWDICQAAVERGRKLGIKVYQFVREPLIAAFGAHFYDQLIEADKLLQEARRKEAEDRRAAKH, from the coding sequence ATGATACAGATAGATGACAAGGTAGTGAGCTTTGAGATCCTTGAGGAGTGCTTCGCCTGCGACTACGCTGTATGCCGTGGAGCTTGCTGCGTGCATGGCGATGCGGGTCCTCCCGCCACAGAGCGTGAGTGTCGCAGCTACCAGCGCCACCTCTCGCTCCTTGAGCCACACCTAGCTCCCGAGGCGTCTGAGCTAATCCATCATCAAGGGGTGAGCTACATAGATATGACTGGCGAGCGGGTACTCTCTATAGTGAACGGCGAGAACTGCGCCTTCACGCTTCACCCGACACCGCCCGAAGGGGTACGCTGCGCCATCGAGTGGTACGCCTCGACCCATCCCGAGGTGCAGCTAGAGAAGCCCATTAGTTGTCGCCTCTACCCTATTCGTGTGCGTCAGTTCAAGTACTTCTCATCGCTACATTACGACCGCTGGGACATTTGTCAGGCGGCTGTGGAGCGAGGGCGCAAACTCGGCATCAAGGTCTACCAATTCGTTCGCGAGCCACTGATAGCAGCCTTCGGGGCGCACTTCTACGATCAGCTCATTGAGGCGGATAAGCTACTCCAAGAGGCGCGGCGCAAAGAGGCTGAGGATAGAAGAGCCGCCAAGCATTAA
- a CDS encoding MBOAT family O-acyltransferase produces MLTPYLSRAAELLTYDSSAPMLFNSGLFLVLFLLFLPLYYLLRRHTLARIIYVVCFSLFFYYKSSGYYAMILIMTATVDFIIGHLIAATPERKVKRRWLTLSLCLNLGMLGYFKYTNFLLELFTPLVQWVGGLVGLGEVSTTQLGPLDIFLPVGISFFTFQSLSYVIDIYRGEIRPLRRWVDYLFYVSFFPQLVAGPIVRAKDFIPQIYKPVWVTKKEFGEGLFLILSGLIKKAIISDYISLNFVDRVFDAPTLYSGFENLMAIYGYALQIYCDFSGYSDMAIGIALWLGFRFNINFDSPYRSATITEFWRRWHISLSSWLRDYLYIPLGGSRRGRLRTYLNLLITMLLGGLWHGASLRFILWGGMHGVALALHKLYMQICPWARPDGASVGRFRRYLGMFITFHFVCFAWIFFRMPTMEGIGQMFEMIRYEFHPEIIPQFLEGYWLVVTLIVLGFVAHFVPQRAFRPLERSISRMPLVGQALLFALVVLLVVQFQSSGVQPFIYFQF; encoded by the coding sequence ATGCTCACCCCCTATCTCTCACGAGCTGCCGAGCTACTCACCTACGATAGCTCCGCGCCGATGCTCTTCAATAGTGGACTTTTTCTCGTCCTCTTCCTGCTCTTCCTGCCGCTCTACTACCTGCTGCGTAGGCACACGTTGGCACGGATCATCTATGTAGTGTGCTTCTCGCTCTTCTTCTACTACAAGAGCAGCGGCTACTACGCTATGATCCTCATCATGACCGCCACGGTCGACTTCATCATCGGGCACCTCATAGCAGCCACCCCAGAGCGCAAAGTCAAGCGCCGCTGGCTCACGCTCTCCCTCTGCTTAAACCTCGGCATGCTCGGATACTTTAAGTATACCAACTTCCTCCTAGAGCTTTTCACCCCGCTCGTGCAGTGGGTCGGCGGACTGGTTGGGCTTGGCGAGGTAAGCACGACACAGCTAGGGCCGCTTGACATCTTTCTCCCCGTCGGCATCTCCTTCTTCACCTTCCAGTCGCTCAGCTACGTCATCGACATCTATCGAGGCGAGATACGTCCGCTGAGACGCTGGGTCGACTACCTCTTTTACGTCTCCTTCTTTCCTCAGCTCGTGGCGGGGCCTATCGTACGTGCCAAAGACTTTATCCCGCAGATCTACAAGCCCGTATGGGTTACCAAAAAGGAGTTTGGCGAGGGACTCTTTCTGATCCTCTCGGGACTCATTAAGAAAGCGATCATCTCCGACTATATCTCGCTCAACTTTGTGGATCGTGTCTTCGACGCCCCTACCCTTTACAGTGGCTTCGAAAACCTCATGGCCATCTACGGTTACGCACTCCAGATCTACTGCGACTTCTCTGGCTACTCCGATATGGCTATCGGCATCGCCCTGTGGCTCGGCTTTCGCTTCAACATCAACTTCGACTCGCCATACCGCTCCGCCACCATCACCGAGTTCTGGCGGCGCTGGCACATCTCCCTCTCCTCCTGGCTGCGAGACTATCTCTACATACCGCTCGGGGGGAGTCGTCGTGGTCGGTTGCGTACCTATCTCAACCTCCTGATCACGATGCTCCTCGGCGGACTATGGCACGGAGCCAGCCTGCGCTTTATCCTCTGGGGTGGTATGCACGGTGTCGCCCTTGCCCTGCACAAGCTCTATATGCAGATCTGCCCGTGGGCACGCCCCGACGGAGCCTCTGTGGGACGGTTCAGACGCTACCTAGGCATGTTCATCACCTTCCACTTCGTCTGCTTCGCATGGATCTTCTTCCGTATGCCGACGATGGAGGGCATCGGACAGATGTTTGAGATGATACGGTACGAGTTCCACCCCGAGATCATCCCACAGTTCCTCGAGGGTTACTGGCTCGTCGTGACGCTCATCGTGCTAGGCTTCGTGGCGCACTTCGTCCCGCAGCGCGCCTTCCGCCCCCTCGAGCGCAGCATCAGTCGTATGCCGCTCGTCGGTCAGGCACTCCTCTTCGCCCTCGTCGTGCTGCTCGTCGTCCAGTTCCAGAGCAGTGGTGTGCAGCCCTTCATCTACTTCCAGTTCTAG
- a CDS encoding acetyl-CoA hydrolase/transferase family protein, translating into MSYPIMTAEEAARLVHDGDQVGFSGFTPAGCPKVVPQAIAHYAEEEHAAGRPFRIGVFTGASTGDRLDGALARAHAIKFRAPYQSNKDLRAEINSGEVAYCDMHLSQLAQEMRAGFFGKIHVAIVEAAELTEDGQLVPTTGVGILPTICRLADRIIVEINDRHPAKIRGLHDIAEPLDPPARRELPIYKPSDRVGKPYVQLDPKKVVAVVKTSEPNDDGGFAPLDEVTQAIGDNVTKFLEEEIRTGRIPREFLPLQSGVGNIANAVLASVGKSPKIPPFEVYTEVIQDAVIGLMKEGRVKFASGCSLSVSRNVILDIYQNWDFFKDKLLLRPEEYSNNPGIVRRLGVITMNTALEADIYGNINSTHVLGTKMMNGIGGSGDFTRNGYISIFTTPSTAKGGAISAIVPMVSHVDHSEHSVKVLITEYGIADLRGLSPRQRAERIIENCAHPDYRPLLRAYLAQASEGQTPVCLEKAFAFHKAFAETKDMRQAKF; encoded by the coding sequence ATGTCTTACCCAATCATGACTGCCGAAGAGGCAGCGAGATTAGTTCACGATGGCGATCAGGTAGGCTTCAGTGGCTTTACACCAGCTGGTTGCCCTAAGGTAGTGCCACAAGCCATCGCTCATTACGCCGAGGAGGAGCATGCGGCGGGGAGACCGTTTCGCATAGGTGTCTTCACAGGCGCCTCGACCGGCGACCGCCTCGACGGAGCCCTAGCACGTGCTCACGCAATCAAGTTTAGAGCACCCTATCAGTCCAACAAAGACCTACGCGCCGAGATCAATAGCGGTGAGGTCGCTTACTGCGATATGCACCTCTCGCAGCTGGCGCAGGAGATGCGTGCTGGCTTCTTTGGCAAGATCCACGTGGCTATCGTCGAGGCTGCTGAGCTAACGGAAGATGGTCAGCTGGTACCCACCACGGGCGTCGGTATCCTACCCACCATCTGCCGCCTCGCAGACCGGATCATCGTTGAGATCAATGACCGTCACCCGGCCAAGATACGTGGTCTCCACGACATCGCAGAGCCTCTTGACCCACCCGCACGTCGTGAGCTACCTATCTACAAGCCCTCTGATCGTGTCGGCAAGCCTTACGTACAGCTCGACCCGAAGAAGGTCGTAGCGGTCGTCAAGACCAGCGAGCCAAACGATGACGGAGGCTTTGCACCGCTCGATGAGGTGACGCAGGCAATTGGGGACAATGTCACGAAGTTCCTCGAGGAGGAGATCCGCACGGGGCGCATCCCTCGTGAGTTCCTCCCGCTGCAGAGTGGCGTAGGCAACATCGCCAATGCGGTCCTAGCCTCCGTAGGTAAGAGCCCGAAGATCCCACCCTTTGAAGTTTACACCGAGGTGATCCAGGATGCCGTCATTGGGCTGATGAAGGAGGGACGCGTTAAGTTCGCCTCGGGCTGCTCGCTCTCAGTCAGTCGTAATGTGATCCTAGACATTTATCAGAACTGGGACTTCTTCAAGGACAAGCTACTCTTGCGCCCTGAGGAGTACTCCAACAACCCAGGCATCGTGCGCCGCCTCGGGGTCATCACGATGAATACCGCTCTAGAGGCAGACATCTATGGTAACATCAACTCGACACACGTCCTAGGCACCAAGATGATGAACGGCATCGGCGGCTCGGGCGACTTCACCCGCAATGGTTATATCTCTATCTTCACCACGCCTTCAACCGCTAAGGGCGGCGCCATCAGCGCCATCGTGCCGATGGTGAGCCACGTGGATCACAGCGAGCACTCGGTCAAGGTACTCATCACCGAATACGGTATCGCAGACCTCCGAGGTCTCTCTCCACGACAGCGTGCGGAGCGCATCATAGAGAACTGCGCCCATCCCGACTACCGTCCACTGCTACGTGCTTATCTAGCTCAGGCTTCGGAGGGACAGACTCCTGTTTGTCTAGAGAAGGCTTTCGCTTTCCACAAAGCCTTTGCAGAGACAAAGGATATGCGCCAAGCGAAGTTTTAA
- a CDS encoding GDSL-type esterase/lipase family protein: protein MKSRLIRISCVIIGSLLLMVQTLMAQRVPQLVAPDGYLDKFWSACDEARATGQIVSIIHLGDSHIQAGHFTMPIRQAFTQRWGNGGLGWVGPFRLLGTNPPIHTVIRASSAGTSGVKITQRDYDRESPTGMVLQTRASSAVTYTLQCGGGQTFDRIVIYRQRGTQPFTLAGHSLGEIAIAHDTLTTEQIVTDTLLVGRYVSSAEVTAPASAVWYGASLERNSGGALVHTIGYNGATYYTYSKGSFTSSVAILRPRLIILSLGTNESLARQFDRNNFGAEVARLVRRLQASNPDCAIVLTSPVANYQKIRTAHKRRRGRRRRRRTVYRTSYRANANCQLIADELQQQARELGCGYIDLFAHFGGKAGAAQLLSSGILSGDRVHLTAAGYNKVGETIATALQDNYKQWCQRSSHVTPQASED, encoded by the coding sequence ATGAAGAGTAGATTGATACGGATCAGTTGTGTCATCATAGGGAGTCTACTCCTTATGGTGCAGACGCTTATGGCACAGCGGGTGCCACAGCTCGTAGCCCCCGACGGTTACCTCGATAAGTTTTGGTCCGCTTGTGACGAGGCGAGAGCGACTGGACAGATCGTCTCGATCATTCACCTAGGCGACTCGCACATACAGGCAGGACACTTCACGATGCCGATCCGTCAAGCCTTTACGCAGCGTTGGGGCAATGGTGGACTTGGCTGGGTAGGTCCTTTTCGCCTATTGGGCACCAATCCGCCTATCCACACGGTGATACGAGCCTCCTCAGCCGGAACGTCGGGCGTTAAGATCACCCAGAGAGACTACGATCGGGAGAGTCCTACGGGCATGGTGCTACAGACGAGAGCTAGTAGTGCCGTCACCTATACCCTGCAGTGCGGTGGCGGGCAAACCTTCGACCGCATCGTCATCTACCGACAGCGGGGAACGCAACCTTTCACCTTAGCTGGCCATAGCCTTGGCGAGATCGCTATCGCTCACGACACTTTGACCACAGAGCAGATCGTCACCGACACGCTCCTCGTGGGTCGTTACGTAAGCTCGGCAGAGGTGACCGCTCCCGCCTCGGCCGTCTGGTATGGTGCTAGCCTAGAGCGTAATAGTGGCGGCGCACTCGTCCACACGATCGGCTACAATGGTGCTACCTACTACACCTACAGCAAGGGGAGCTTCACTAGTTCCGTTGCCATCCTGCGTCCTCGGCTGATCATCCTTTCGCTGGGTACCAATGAGTCGCTCGCACGGCAGTTTGACCGCAACAACTTTGGCGCAGAGGTCGCTCGACTAGTACGCAGGCTCCAAGCGAGCAATCCCGACTGCGCCATCGTCCTTACCTCGCCTGTCGCCAACTATCAGAAGATCCGCACAGCACACAAAAGGCGTCGTGGCAGGCGTAGGCGTCGTCGCACGGTCTACCGCACGAGTTATCGGGCTAATGCCAATTGCCAGCTCATCGCCGACGAGCTACAGCAGCAAGCTCGGGAGCTGGGGTGTGGCTACATCGACCTCTTCGCTCACTTCGGCGGGAAGGCGGGTGCTGCGCAGTTGCTCTCTAGTGGCATCCTCTCTGGCGATCGCGTCCATCTGACCGCTGCTGGCTATAATAAGGTAGGAGAGACGATTGCCACAGCCCTTCAAGACAACTATAAGCAGTGGTGCCAACGCTCCTCCCACGTCACCCCTCAAGCCTCCGAAGACTAA